One stretch of Tepidibacter hydrothermalis DNA includes these proteins:
- a CDS encoding L-erythro-3,5-diaminohexanoate dehydrogenase: MKLCKYGTHRVIEPKEVLPQPANKISNDMNIYDNEILIDVDALNIDSASFTQIEKECSGDIEKIKSRILQIVNEKGKMQNPVTGSGGMLIGRVEKIGNSVSDKVDLKEGDKIATLVSLSLTPLKIDEIIDIKPDIDRVEVKGKAILFESGIYSVLPNDMEETLALAALDVAGAPAQTRKLAKKGESVLILGAAGKSGLLCCYESKKAVGQNGKVIGLVRNEKSRDLLKYTGFCNEIIVADAKNPTQVLNEVLRVNDGNEVDIAINCVNVENTEMSSILPVRDEGIVYFFSMATSFTKAALGAEGVGKDVTMIIGNGYTKKHADITLEDLRECDTLRNIFKNLYA; the protein is encoded by the coding sequence ATGAAATTATGTAAATATGGAACACACAGAGTAATTGAGCCAAAAGAGGTTTTACCACAACCAGCTAATAAAATATCTAATGATATGAATATATACGACAATGAGATACTAATAGACGTTGACGCTCTTAATATAGATTCTGCAAGTTTTACTCAAATAGAAAAAGAATGCTCAGGAGATATAGAAAAAATAAAATCTAGAATACTTCAAATAGTAAATGAAAAAGGAAAGATGCAAAATCCAGTAACAGGATCAGGTGGTATGCTAATTGGAAGAGTTGAAAAAATAGGTAATAGTGTAAGTGATAAAGTTGATTTGAAAGAAGGAGATAAAATAGCAACATTAGTTTCTCTTTCTCTAACTCCACTTAAAATAGATGAAATTATAGATATAAAGCCTGACATAGATAGAGTTGAAGTAAAAGGAAAGGCAATACTGTTTGAAAGTGGCATATATTCAGTTTTACCAAATGATATGGAAGAAACCTTAGCTCTTGCTGCACTTGATGTTGCTGGGGCACCTGCGCAAACTAGAAAATTAGCTAAAAAGGGAGAGTCAGTACTTATATTAGGAGCTGCTGGAAAATCAGGATTGCTTTGCTGTTATGAATCTAAAAAAGCTGTTGGTCAAAATGGAAAGGTAATCGGTCTTGTAAGAAATGAAAAAAGTAGAGATCTACTTAAATATACTGGATTCTGTAATGAAATAATAGTTGCAGATGCTAAAAATCCAACTCAGGTTTTAAATGAAGTATTAAGAGTTAATGATGGAAATGAAGTTGATATAGCTATTAACTGTGTAAATGTAGAAAATACAGAAATGTCAAGCATACTACCAGTTAGAGATGAAGGAATAGTATACTTCTTTTCTATGGCAACAAGCTTTACAAAAGCAGCACTTGGAGCAGAGGGCGTAGGTAAAGATGTAACTATGATAATAGGTAATGGATATACAAAAAAACATGCTGATATAACATTAGAAGATTTAAGAGAGTGTGACACACTAAGAAATATATTTAAAAATTTATATGCTTAA
- the ablA gene encoding lysine 2,3-aminomutase — protein sequence MKDGRRFEMFENIADEQWNDWKWQLNNRIETVEELKKYIPLKEEEEQGALKCLETLRMSITPYYLSLIDKNDLNDPIRKQAVPTSLELHESEADLLDPLHEDEDSPVEGLTHRYPDRALILVTDQCSMYCRHCTRRRFAGQNDCTLPMKQIVKAIDHIAKTPQIRDVLLSGGDALLISDDKLEYIIKRLREIPHVEIVRIGSRVPVVMPQRITEDLVNMLKKYHPIWLNTHFNHPNEITPESKKACEMLADAGIPLGNQSVLLRGVNDCVHLMKKLVNELVKIRVRPYYIYQCDLSMGLEHFRTSVSKGIEIIEGLRGHTSGYCVPTFVVDAPGGGGKTPVMPNYVISQSNNKVILRNFEGVITTYKEPDNYIPSCSCEVCKSGKKVELVGVSGLLNNQKMALEPEGLERKLRGHKNHEESNKNS from the coding sequence ATGAAGGATGGTAGAAGGTTTGAGATGTTTGAAAATATTGCTGATGAGCAGTGGAATGATTGGAAATGGCAGCTAAATAATAGAATAGAGACAGTTGAAGAATTAAAAAAGTATATACCTTTAAAAGAAGAAGAAGAACAAGGTGCTCTTAAGTGTCTAGAGACTCTAAGAATGTCTATAACACCATATTACTTATCTTTAATAGATAAAAATGATTTAAATGATCCTATAAGAAAGCAAGCAGTTCCAACATCTCTTGAACTTCATGAATCTGAAGCTGATTTACTTGATCCTCTACATGAGGATGAGGATTCTCCTGTAGAAGGGCTTACACATAGATATCCAGATAGAGCTCTTATATTAGTAACAGATCAATGTTCTATGTATTGTAGACATTGTACGAGAAGAAGATTTGCAGGTCAAAACGATTGTACTCTTCCTATGAAGCAAATAGTCAAGGCTATTGATCATATAGCCAAAACACCTCAAATAAGAGATGTATTATTATCGGGTGGAGATGCTCTTTTAATATCTGATGATAAGCTTGAATATATAATCAAGAGATTAAGAGAAATACCTCATGTTGAGATAGTTAGAATAGGATCTAGGGTACCTGTTGTCATGCCACAAAGAATAACTGAAGACCTTGTAAATATGCTTAAAAAATACCATCCTATTTGGTTAAATACACACTTTAACCACCCTAATGAGATAACACCAGAATCTAAAAAAGCATGTGAGATGCTAGCAGATGCGGGTATACCTCTTGGAAATCAATCAGTTTTATTAAGAGGAGTAAATGATTGTGTTCATTTGATGAAAAAACTTGTAAATGAATTAGTAAAAATAAGGGTTAGACCATATTATATATATCAGTGCGACTTATCTATGGGACTTGAACACTTTAGAACTAGTGTATCAAAGGGAATAGAAATAATAGAAGGGTTAAGAGGTCATACATCAGGATATTGTGTTCCTACATTTGTAGTTGATGCACCTGGTGGAGGAGGAAAGACTCCGGTTATGCCAAACTATGTAATTTCTCAAAGCAATAACAAAGTAATACTTAGAAACTTTGAAGGAGTAATAACAACATATAAAGAGCCAGATAATTATATTCCATCATGTTCATGTGAGGTTTGTAAATCAGGCAAAAAAGTAGAGCTTGTAGGGGTTTCTGGACTTTTAAATAATCAAAAGATGGCACTTGAACCAGAAGGCCTTGAGAGAAAGTTAAGAGGTCATAAAAATCATGAAGAATCTAATAAAAACTCTTAG